A part of Aegilops tauschii subsp. strangulata cultivar AL8/78 chromosome 2, Aet v6.0, whole genome shotgun sequence genomic DNA contains:
- the LOC109761842 gene encoding cytochrome P450 84A1: MEAWWPQCGVHLALLLTGLILYRAISSRRYGLRPLPLPPGPRVLPFVGNIFYTRDMTHRGLARLSARYGGLLHLRVGRLSTVVVSTPEMARLVLQVNDRAFANRPASAPIAYLTYGRADMVFAQYGPFWREMRKLCVHKLFSHRRAASWAAVHDEVDDLIRDVARYTGSVVNLGELLFNMSMNITLRAALGMRNEGEDAAEFVAIVQEFAELFVVSNSTLADYVPWVARLDLQGINRRMVAARGALDRFIDRAIDEHLAHPKPVDAAGADMVDGMLAFLVDMPVSADRVSTDSSAHGSTLRLTRDNIKATIMDVMIGGTGPVAMIIEWLMSELLRDPEEMKRVQSELAVVVGLHRQVAAGDLDELPYLRCAVKETLRVHPPGPLLQHEAAEDCDVAGCRIPKNTRVLINVWAIGRDAEAWKDAGTFRPSRFDAGVDEAETDYRGGHFHLLPFGAGRRSCPAMQLGMHAVEMALARLLHGFDWSLPNGMAPEDLDMEEAYGATAPRAVRLCAVPVPRLTCPVV; encoded by the exons ATGGAGGCTTGGTGGCCACAGTGCGGGGTTCATCTCGCGCTGCTTCTAACTGGGCTGATCCTCTATCGCGCTATCTCATCACGGCGTTATGGTCTCCGACCCCTCCCGCTCCCGCCGGGGCCGCGGGTGCTGCCGTTCGTCGGCAACATCTTCTACACGAGGGACATGACCCACCGAGGCCTGGCACGGCTGTCCGCGCGCTACGGCGGCCTCCTTCACCTCCGCGTTGGGCGCCTGAGCACCGTGGTCGTGTCGACGCCGGAGATGGCCCGTCTGGTGCTCCAGGTGAACGACCGCGCCTTCGCCAACCGCCCCGCCAGCGCGCCGATAGCCTACCTCACCTACGGCCGCGCGGACATGGTGTTCGCGCAGTACGGGCCCTTCTGGCGCGAGATGCGGAAGCTGTGCGTCCACAAGCTCTTCAGCCACCGTCGGGCCGCGTCGTGGGCCGCCGTCCACGACGAGGTCGACGACCTGATCCGCGACGTTGCCAGGTACACTGGCTCGGTCGTCAATCTCGGCGAGCTCCTGTTCAACATGTCGATGAACATCACGCTCCGGGCAGCGCTGGGGATGCGGAACGAGGGTGAGGACGCCGCCGAGTTCGTGGCCATAGTGCAGGAATTCGCCGAGCTGTTCGTGGTGTCCAACTCCACCCTCGCGGACTACGTGCCGTGGGTGGCGCGGCTGGATTTGCAGGGGATCAACAGGAGGATGGTGGCGGCACGGGGTGCGCTGGACCGGTTCATCGACCGTGCCATCGACGAGCACCTCGCCCACCCGAAGCCGGTCGATGCCGCGGGCGCCGACATGGTGGACGGCATGCTGGCTTTCCTCGTGGACATGCCCGTGTCTGCCGACAGGGTGAGTACCGACTCCAGTGCTCATGGGTCGACGCTTCGTCTCACCAGGGACAACATCAAGGCCACCATTATG GATGTGATGATCGGTGGGACAGGACCAGTAGCGATGATAATTGAGTGGTTAATGTCGGAGCTGCTGAGGGACCCGGAGGAAATGAAGCGGGTGCAGAGCGAGCTGGCCGTGGTGGTTGGGCTGCACCGCCAGGTCGCGGCGGGTGACCTGGACGAGCTCCCTTACTTGAGGTGCGCGGTGAAGGAGACCCTCCGCGTGCACCCGCCCGGCCCGCTCCTCCAGCACGAGGCCGCCGAGGACTGCGACGTCGCCGGCTGCCGCATCCCCAAGAACACCCGCGTCCTGATCAACGTGTGGGCGATCGGGCGAGACGCCGAGGCCTGGAAGGACGCCGGGACGTTCAGGCCGTCCCGGTTCGACGCCGGCGTGGACGAGGCAGAGACGGACTACCGTGGCGGCCACTTCCACCTCCTGCCGTTCGGCGCGGGGCGGAGGTCGTGCCCCGCCATGCAGCTGGGGATGCACGCGGTGGAAATGGCGCTGGCGCGGCTGCTGCATGGCTTCGACTGGAGCCTGCCGAACGGGATGGCGCCGGAGGATCTTGACATGGAAGAGGCATACGGCGCCACCGCTCCACGGGCCGTGCGGTTGTGCGCAGTGCCCGTGCCCCGTCTTACCTGCCCCGTGGTCTAG